Proteins from one Enterobacter bugandensis genomic window:
- a CDS encoding bifunctional tRNA (adenosine(37)-C2)-methyltransferase TrmG/ribosomal RNA large subunit methyltransferase RlmN, which produces MSELVNTSEVAIPAVPNKNGKINLLDLNRQQMREFFKDMGEKPFRADQVMKWMYHYCSDNFDEMTDINKVLRNKLKEVAEIRAPEVVEEQRSADGTIKWAIAVGDQRVETVYIPEDDRATLCVSSQVGCALECKFCSTAQQGFNRNLRVSEIIGQVWRAAKIVGAAKVTGTRPITNVVMMGMGEPLLNLTNVVPAMEIMLDDFGFGLSKRRVTLSTSGVVPALDKLGDMIDVALAISLHAPNDEIRDEIVPINKKYNIETFLAAVRRYLEKSNANQGRVTIEYVMLDHVNDGTEHAHQLAELLKDTPCKINLIPWNPFPGAPYGRSSNSRIDRFSKVLMEYGFTTIVRKTRGDDIDAACGQLAGDVIDRTKRTLRKRMQGETIAVKAV; this is translated from the coding sequence ATGTCTGAACTAGTGAATACCTCCGAAGTCGCCATTCCTGCGGTTCCCAATAAAAATGGAAAAATTAACCTGCTGGACCTGAACCGTCAGCAGATGCGCGAGTTCTTTAAAGATATGGGTGAGAAGCCGTTTCGTGCCGATCAGGTAATGAAATGGATGTACCACTACTGCAGCGACAACTTTGATGAGATGACCGACATCAACAAAGTGCTGCGCAACAAGCTCAAAGAAGTGGCTGAAATCCGCGCGCCGGAAGTGGTGGAAGAGCAGCGCTCGGCAGACGGCACCATCAAATGGGCGATTGCCGTAGGCGATCAGCGCGTTGAAACCGTCTACATCCCGGAAGACGATCGTGCCACGCTGTGCGTCTCTTCTCAGGTGGGCTGTGCGCTGGAGTGCAAATTCTGCTCTACGGCTCAGCAAGGTTTTAACCGTAACCTTCGCGTGTCTGAAATCATCGGTCAGGTCTGGCGCGCCGCGAAAATCGTGGGTGCAGCAAAAGTGACCGGCACGCGTCCAATCACCAACGTGGTAATGATGGGGATGGGCGAACCGCTGCTGAACCTGACCAACGTGGTGCCGGCGATGGAAATCATGCTGGATGACTTCGGTTTTGGCCTGTCCAAGCGCCGCGTGACGCTGTCTACCTCAGGCGTTGTGCCTGCGCTGGATAAGCTCGGCGACATGATTGACGTTGCGCTGGCTATCTCCCTGCACGCGCCAAACGATGAAATTCGTGACGAAATTGTACCGATTAACAAAAAGTACAATATCGAAACCTTCCTCGCTGCCGTGCGTCGCTACCTGGAGAAATCCAACGCAAACCAGGGCCGCGTCACCATCGAGTACGTGATGCTGGACCACGTCAACGACGGTACTGAGCACGCGCATCAGCTGGCTGAACTGCTGAAGGATACGCCATGCAAAATCAACCTGATCCCATGGAACCCGTTCCCGGGCGCGCCGTATGGCCGTAGCTCGAACAGCCGTATCGACCGTTTCTCCAAGGTGCTGATGGAGTATGGTTTCACCACCATCGTGCGTAAAACCCGCGGTGATGATATTGATGCTGCATGCGGACAGTTGGCCGGTGACGTCATTGACCGTACCAAACGTACCCTGCGTAAACGCATGCAGGGCGAGACCATTGCGGTTAAAGCTGTTTGA
- a CDS encoding DMSO/selenate family reductase complex A subunit has product MKKNKNQGEGLIPALSRRHFIQAGSALAALPFVATTGKAQAQSAAATHATPEEKVVQTCSTFDCGGKCDIRAHVSEGVVTRISTRPDNELDPQMPVMRACIRGRAYRKFVYHPDRLKYPMKRVGKRGEGKFERITWDEATTLIANQLKKITKKYGAASRYVHVGTAVSGGTFSGDKMVRRLLNLTGGYLESYHSVSMGNTAAATPYTYGTAASGSSLDTLLDTKLVILWGHNPTETIFGHSNYFYQKMKQNGTRFIVVDPRYSDTVSSLADQWIPLLPTTDNALMDAMMYTIVTENLHDRDFIQRYTLGFDEASMPEGVPANESLMAYLSGAKDGVAKTPEWAEKITHVPAQTIRQLARDYATTKPAALIQGWGPQRHNCGERTARGSTLLATLTGNVGVKGGWAAGYGGCANRKFATGPEMPDNPVKAKISVMNWVQAADDASKVTAKDGLKDAEKLDSNIRILFSLAGNYLANQNPDLHQATRVLEDESKIEFIVASDLFMTPSARYADLLLPETSFMERWNIGETWGTASYLILSEKLIEPEFERRSDYDWLREVAAKLGVEPAFSQGRDEKAWIEHIWEQTRLSMPDENLPDFATLQKTRQHLFKSAPFVAFEDNIRDPQNHPFPTPSGKIEIFSKRLYDMQHPEIPALSHYVPAHEGPEDELAKTFPLQLITWKGKNRANSTQYANPWLIEAQQQKLWINPQDAQKRGISQGDTVRIHNARGICEIPAEVTPRIIPGVVAMQAGAWWQPDEQGIDKGGCANVLSSARITALAKGNSHQTMLVEVAKA; this is encoded by the coding sequence ATGAAGAAAAATAAAAATCAGGGAGAGGGGCTTATTCCCGCGCTATCCCGGCGTCATTTTATTCAGGCAGGGTCGGCGCTCGCCGCCCTTCCTTTTGTAGCGACAACAGGTAAAGCACAGGCACAGAGTGCGGCGGCAACACACGCGACGCCTGAAGAAAAAGTGGTGCAAACCTGCAGCACGTTTGACTGCGGCGGTAAATGTGATATTCGCGCTCACGTCAGTGAGGGCGTAGTCACGAGAATTTCAACGCGTCCGGATAATGAACTGGATCCTCAAATGCCTGTTATGCGCGCCTGCATTCGTGGCCGCGCTTATCGGAAATTTGTTTATCATCCCGATCGGCTTAAATATCCAATGAAACGCGTGGGTAAACGTGGCGAAGGAAAATTCGAGCGTATTACCTGGGATGAAGCCACCACGCTTATTGCGAATCAATTAAAAAAGATTACAAAAAAATACGGCGCTGCCTCACGCTATGTGCATGTGGGCACTGCGGTATCCGGCGGAACGTTTTCCGGCGATAAAATGGTTCGTCGTCTGCTCAACTTAACCGGCGGCTATCTTGAAAGCTATCACTCGGTCAGTATGGGCAACACGGCGGCAGCCACGCCGTATACCTACGGCACCGCCGCCAGCGGCAGCTCTCTGGACACGCTGCTGGACACCAAACTGGTCATCCTCTGGGGGCATAACCCGACGGAGACGATCTTTGGTCACAGCAACTACTTCTATCAGAAGATGAAGCAAAACGGCACACGCTTTATCGTTGTCGATCCGCGCTATTCCGATACGGTTTCCTCCCTGGCTGACCAGTGGATCCCGCTGCTTCCCACAACAGACAACGCCCTGATGGACGCCATGATGTACACGATCGTCACGGAGAATCTGCACGATCGCGACTTCATTCAGCGCTATACCCTGGGCTTTGACGAAGCATCCATGCCGGAAGGCGTTCCGGCCAATGAATCCCTGATGGCTTATCTGAGCGGCGCAAAAGATGGCGTGGCGAAAACGCCTGAGTGGGCAGAGAAAATCACCCACGTGCCTGCGCAGACCATTCGTCAGCTGGCGCGCGACTACGCAACCACCAAACCCGCCGCGCTGATCCAGGGCTGGGGACCGCAGCGCCATAACTGCGGCGAGCGCACCGCGCGCGGCTCGACGTTACTGGCAACGCTGACGGGTAACGTTGGGGTCAAGGGCGGCTGGGCGGCAGGCTATGGTGGCTGCGCTAATCGTAAATTTGCTACCGGGCCGGAGATGCCGGATAACCCGGTAAAAGCCAAAATATCGGTGATGAACTGGGTGCAGGCCGCCGATGATGCTTCTAAGGTAACGGCGAAAGACGGCCTGAAGGATGCAGAGAAGCTGGATAGCAATATCCGCATCCTCTTCTCGCTGGCGGGAAATTATCTGGCTAACCAGAACCCGGATCTGCATCAGGCGACGCGCGTGCTGGAAGACGAGTCGAAAATCGAGTTTATCGTCGCAAGCGATCTGTTTATGACGCCGAGCGCCAGATACGCCGATCTTCTCCTGCCGGAAACCAGCTTTATGGAACGCTGGAATATTGGCGAAACCTGGGGCACGGCAAGCTATCTGATCCTGTCGGAAAAGCTGATTGAACCTGAATTCGAACGCCGTTCAGACTACGACTGGCTGCGGGAAGTTGCTGCTAAGCTTGGCGTCGAACCTGCATTCAGCCAGGGCCGTGACGAAAAGGCGTGGATTGAGCACATCTGGGAGCAGACGCGGCTCTCCATGCCAGATGAAAACCTGCCGGACTTCGCGACGCTACAAAAGACGCGCCAGCATCTTTTCAAAAGCGCGCCGTTCGTCGCTTTTGAAGACAATATTCGCGATCCGCAAAATCATCCGTTCCCTACGCCCTCAGGGAAAATTGAGATCTTCTCGAAGCGTCTGTACGACATGCAGCACCCGGAGATTCCGGCGCTGTCGCACTACGTGCCTGCCCATGAAGGGCCGGAAGACGAACTGGCGAAAACCTTCCCGCTGCAGCTGATCACCTGGAAAGGCAAAAACCGTGCTAACTCAACCCAGTACGCCAACCCGTGGCTGATTGAGGCGCAGCAGCAAAAGCTGTGGATCAACCCGCAGGACGCGCAAAAGCGCGGCATTTCCCAGGGGGATACCGTGCGCATTCATAACGCGCGCGGCATTTGTGAAATTCCGGCTGAAGTCACGCCGCGCATCATTCCGGGCGTTGTTGCCATGCAGGCAGGCGCCTGGTGGCAGCCGGACGAACAGGGCATCGATAAAGGCGGCTGCGCGAACGTTCTCAGCTCTGCCCGTATTACCGCGCTTGCGAAAGGGAATTCCCATCAAACCATGCTGGTGGAGGTAGCTAAAGCATGA
- a CDS encoding DMSO/selenate family reductase complex B subunit — protein MSQFKHYAPVSDKQLGFYIDSSRCSGCKACQVACKDKNNLEVGRRFRRVYEVNGGNFIPTGQGGVSNNVFAYTLSISCNHCADPICTKNCPTTAMHKRPGDGIVRVDTDKCVGCGYCAWSCPYGAPQLNEQTGQMSKCDFCVDLQAKGEQPVCVATCPLEAIKFGPIDELRAKYGAVCDVKGLPDSSITKPNLVIKAHQGAEKEGKRHA, from the coding sequence ATGAGTCAGTTTAAACACTACGCGCCGGTGAGCGATAAACAGCTGGGTTTCTATATTGACTCTTCCCGCTGCTCGGGCTGCAAGGCATGCCAGGTGGCGTGCAAAGACAAAAACAACCTTGAGGTCGGACGTCGTTTCCGTCGCGTATACGAAGTCAACGGCGGGAATTTCATCCCAACCGGGCAGGGCGGCGTTAGCAACAACGTTTTTGCCTACACGCTCTCTATTTCCTGTAACCACTGTGCGGACCCGATCTGCACCAAAAACTGCCCGACCACCGCAATGCACAAGCGTCCGGGCGACGGCATCGTGCGCGTTGATACGGACAAGTGCGTTGGCTGCGGCTACTGCGCGTGGTCTTGCCCTTACGGCGCGCCACAGCTCAACGAGCAGACCGGGCAGATGTCCAAATGCGATTTTTGCGTGGATCTGCAGGCGAAGGGCGAGCAGCCCGTCTGCGTGGCAACCTGTCCGCTTGAGGCGATAAAATTTGGGCCTATTGATGAACTTCGGGCGAAATATGGTGCGGTATGCGATGTGAAGGGCTTGCCTGATTCCTCGATTACAAAACCGAACCTGGTTATCAAAGCGCATCAGGGCGCAGAGAAAGAGGGGAAACGTCATGCATGA
- a CDS encoding dimethyl sulfoxide reductase anchor subunit family protein, producing the protein MHELPLLIFTLFLQGSVGVTLWLAFGGAHTTPRSALLPAAGAFVLASLGLLASALHMGYPLNALNALRHVSSSWLSREIIFASLYLAALGLAVLLMFSNKPGWKLLLAVAGLVGLVDVFCMAQIYMHASVVTWQHINTLVLFIGSVGIIGSACMAVGMRSQTTLRAAVVIITLVVLVRLVMQPVWLADITVMDNTVVTFPHTPLRMLEQLRAVHLLSWCVSVAGMLCFAAGGLKAARGTLLLGSALLIVGELMLRFVFFSIG; encoded by the coding sequence ATGCATGAGTTACCGCTGCTGATTTTTACGCTGTTCCTGCAGGGATCGGTTGGCGTAACGCTCTGGCTGGCGTTCGGGGGAGCGCATACTACACCGCGTAGCGCGCTGCTGCCTGCCGCTGGGGCGTTTGTGCTGGCGAGCCTGGGGCTGCTCGCCTCAGCACTGCATATGGGCTATCCGCTCAACGCCCTGAACGCGCTACGCCACGTTTCCAGCTCCTGGCTGAGCCGCGAGATTATCTTCGCCAGCCTTTACCTGGCGGCGCTTGGCCTCGCCGTGCTGCTGATGTTTTCCAATAAGCCAGGCTGGAAGCTGCTTTTGGCCGTGGCGGGTCTTGTCGGGCTGGTGGACGTGTTCTGCATGGCACAAATCTACATGCACGCGTCCGTGGTGACCTGGCAGCACATTAACACGCTGGTACTGTTTATCGGCTCGGTGGGTATCATCGGTTCAGCCTGCATGGCAGTTGGGATGCGTTCCCAGACTACCCTGCGTGCGGCGGTTGTCATTATCACGCTGGTGGTGCTTGTGCGTCTGGTGATGCAGCCCGTCTGGCTGGCAGACATCACTGTCATGGACAATACCGTGGTGACTTTCCCTCACACTCCGCTACGGATGCTCGAACAGCTGCGCGCGGTACATCTGCTGAGCTGGTGCGTGTCCGTTGCAGGTATGCTCTGCTTTGCTGCGGGCGGCCTGAAAGCGGCGCGCGGCACGCTGCTGCTGGGCAGCGCCTTGCTGATTGTGGGTGAGCTGATGCTGCGCTTCGTTTTCTTCAGTATTGGCTGA
- the pbpC gene encoding peptidoglycan glycosyltransferase PbpC (penicillin-binding protein 1C), whose protein sequence is MLIARLTRSRWLWLAGALLVLGGLIVAADRLWPLPLKEVNPARVVVDEKGAPLWRFADSEGIWRYPVTIEEVSPRYLEALIQYEDRWFWEHPGVNPLSVLRAAWQDLSSGKVVSGGSTLTMQVARLLDPHPRTFGGKIRQLWRAMQLEWHLSKRDILTLYLNRAPFGGTLQGVGAASWTYLGKPPSQLSYSDAALLAVLPQAPSRLRPDRWPERAEAARNKVLDRMMIQGVWSAKQVKESREEPVWLAPRQMPQLAPLFARMMLGKSRDTKIVTTLDAGLQRQLEELAMNWKSRLPARSSLAMIVVDHTDMKVRGWVGSVDINDDTRFSHVDMVNAIRSPGSVLKPFIYGMALDDGLIHPASLLQDVPRKTGDYRPGNFDSGFHGPVSMSEALVRSLNLPAVQVLEAYGPKRFAGMLSNAGLPLILPAGAQPNLSLILGGAGARLADIAAAYSAFARHGKAGRLRLQPGDPLTERPLLSPGSAWIIRRILANEAQPLPDSALPQIAPLAWKTGTSYGYRDAWAIGLNARYVIGIWTGRPDGTPVAGQFGFASAVPLLNQVNNVLQSRSTIDEARLPRDPRPDSVGRGVICWPGGQSLPEGSENCRRRLSTWLLEGSEPPTLLLPEQEGIRGIRFPVWLDKTGKRVAADCPDATEKVLDVWPLPLEPWLPAAEKRAARLPARSTLCPPLDNNNAAPLMISGIREGAVIKRLPGEGNVTLSVITTGGEGGRWWFLNGEPLEGRNNTHSLKLYLPGEYQLLVMDDSGQTATVNFQLDR, encoded by the coding sequence ATGTTGATAGCGCGTCTGACACGCTCCCGCTGGCTTTGGCTGGCGGGAGCGCTTCTCGTTTTAGGGGGGCTGATTGTCGCCGCCGACCGCCTGTGGCCGCTGCCTCTGAAAGAGGTTAACCCCGCACGAGTTGTGGTGGACGAGAAGGGCGCGCCGCTCTGGCGTTTTGCCGACAGCGAAGGCATCTGGCGCTACCCGGTGACCATTGAAGAGGTTTCTCCCCGTTATCTTGAGGCTCTGATCCAGTACGAAGATCGCTGGTTCTGGGAGCATCCGGGCGTAAACCCGCTCTCTGTCCTGCGCGCCGCCTGGCAGGATCTCAGTTCCGGAAAAGTGGTTTCGGGAGGAAGCACGCTTACCATGCAGGTGGCACGCCTGCTGGATCCGCATCCGCGCACCTTTGGCGGCAAAATTCGCCAGCTCTGGCGGGCGATGCAGCTGGAATGGCACCTCTCTAAGCGTGACATTCTTACGCTCTATCTCAATCGTGCTCCGTTTGGCGGCACGCTGCAGGGCGTGGGAGCAGCAAGCTGGACCTACCTTGGGAAACCCCCGTCGCAGCTGAGCTACTCCGACGCGGCATTGCTGGCGGTACTGCCGCAGGCACCCAGCCGTCTGCGCCCGGATCGCTGGCCCGAGCGGGCCGAAGCGGCACGCAACAAAGTGCTCGATCGCATGATGATTCAGGGCGTCTGGTCAGCAAAGCAGGTGAAAGAGTCCCGTGAAGAGCCGGTATGGCTGGCTCCCCGGCAGATGCCGCAGCTGGCGCCGCTCTTTGCACGCATGATGCTTGGCAAAAGCCGCGACACAAAGATTGTCACTACGCTGGATGCCGGACTGCAACGGCAGCTGGAAGAGCTGGCGATGAACTGGAAATCCCGCCTGCCGGCACGCAGTTCGCTGGCGATGATCGTGGTCGATCATACCGACATGAAGGTGCGCGGCTGGGTCGGCTCGGTGGATATCAATGATGACACGCGTTTCAGCCATGTGGATATGGTTAACGCGATCCGATCCCCGGGTTCGGTATTGAAACCGTTTATCTACGGTATGGCGCTGGATGATGGCCTGATCCATCCCGCCTCGCTGCTTCAGGACGTGCCCAGAAAAACCGGTGATTATCGCCCGGGAAATTTTGACAGCGGGTTCCACGGGCCGGTCAGCATGAGTGAAGCGCTGGTGCGCTCGCTCAACCTGCCAGCCGTCCAGGTGCTGGAAGCCTACGGTCCCAAACGGTTTGCCGGGATGCTGAGTAACGCAGGCCTGCCGCTGATCCTGCCTGCCGGAGCGCAGCCGAATCTGTCGCTGATCCTGGGTGGCGCAGGCGCGAGGCTGGCAGATATCGCCGCCGCGTACAGCGCCTTTGCAAGGCATGGCAAGGCGGGCCGGTTGCGCTTACAGCCGGGCGACCCGCTAACTGAACGCCCGCTGTTATCGCCAGGTTCGGCGTGGATTATTCGCCGTATTCTGGCGAATGAAGCGCAGCCGCTGCCGGACAGTGCGCTGCCGCAAATTGCGCCGCTGGCGTGGAAAACGGGCACCAGCTATGGCTACCGCGATGCCTGGGCCATCGGTCTGAATGCCCGTTACGTCATCGGCATATGGACCGGACGACCTGACGGCACGCCGGTAGCGGGGCAGTTTGGTTTTGCCAGCGCGGTTCCGCTATTAAACCAGGTGAATAACGTGCTTCAGTCACGCTCGACAATAGACGAGGCCCGCCTGCCGCGCGATCCGCGCCCGGATAGCGTTGGGCGGGGCGTGATCTGCTGGCCGGGCGGCCAGTCGCTGCCGGAAGGCAGTGAAAACTGTCGGCGTCGTCTTTCGACCTGGCTGCTGGAAGGGAGTGAACCACCCACGCTGCTGCTGCCGGAACAGGAAGGCATTCGCGGCATTCGTTTCCCGGTCTGGCTGGATAAAACGGGCAAGCGTGTGGCGGCAGATTGCCCTGATGCCACAGAAAAAGTTCTCGACGTCTGGCCGCTGCCGCTGGAGCCGTGGCTGCCCGCAGCGGAAAAAAGGGCTGCGCGTCTTCCTGCGAGATCGACGCTCTGCCCGCCGCTGGATAATAACAATGCAGCACCGCTTATGATTTCGGGTATCAGAGAGGGGGCTGTTATTAAGCGACTCCCTGGTGAAGGGAACGTGACGCTATCTGTTATTACGACTGGAGGAGAAGGTGGGCGCTGGTGGTTTTTAAATGGAGAACCGTTAGAAGGCCGCAATAATACTCATTCATTAAAATTATATTTGCCTGGCGAATATCAATTACTTGTAATGGATGACTCAGGACAAACGGCGACGGTGAATTTTCAATTAGACCGTTAA
- a CDS encoding 4Fe-4S binding protein, whose amino-acid sequence MGRLTFVPAMDVTHACVRRRFRHASCCACADVCPAQAFSFTETGVSVDENRCIECGDCLFVCPSGAITGVAPRKRFLRGDTLVGPFTERAPGVNELLLWHAQRQVRFISIDAEQYPDWLLALARLNLALRRRGEAEWGFKLIPIGEVNIARRALMHVPREDVKACRVSPGPRELRRAFSTFSESDIALDINKCVLCGACWRSCPENAIRFENAALVVETGRCTGCGGCEAVCQHEAINVAETDGPAKNVATPAYKAVCLTCQRQFWSFTPDEKQCPLCLRHQHGMRNPACC is encoded by the coding sequence ATGGGCAGATTGACGTTTGTCCCGGCGATGGACGTGACGCATGCGTGCGTCCGTCGCCGTTTTCGCCACGCTTCCTGCTGCGCCTGCGCGGACGTTTGTCCAGCGCAGGCTTTTTCTTTTACGGAAACCGGCGTCTCGGTTGATGAAAATCGCTGTATTGAATGCGGTGACTGCCTGTTCGTCTGCCCCTCCGGGGCCATTACCGGCGTCGCGCCGCGAAAGCGATTTCTGCGTGGAGATACCCTTGTTGGGCCTTTTACTGAACGCGCACCTGGGGTGAATGAGCTGCTGCTGTGGCACGCGCAACGCCAGGTTCGTTTTATCAGTATCGACGCAGAGCAATACCCTGACTGGCTGCTGGCGCTTGCCCGGCTTAATCTTGCGCTTCGTCGCCGTGGTGAAGCGGAGTGGGGGTTTAAGCTCATACCGATCGGCGAGGTGAATATCGCTCGTCGTGCGCTGATGCACGTTCCCCGCGAGGATGTAAAAGCCTGTCGCGTTTCCCCGGGGCCGCGGGAGCTGCGCAGGGCATTCTCGACGTTTAGCGAGTCAGATATCGCACTCGATATTAATAAGTGCGTGCTGTGCGGTGCGTGCTGGCGAAGCTGCCCGGAAAACGCGATTCGGTTTGAGAACGCCGCGCTGGTGGTGGAGACCGGGCGCTGTACCGGCTGCGGTGGCTGTGAGGCTGTATGTCAGCACGAGGCGATAAACGTCGCAGAAACAGATGGACCGGCAAAAAACGTGGCCACTCCCGCATATAAAGCAGTTTGCCTGACGTGCCAGCGCCAGTTCTGGTCATTTACGCCTGATGAAAAGCAGTGCCCGCTCTGTTTACGCCATCAACACGGTATGCGAAATCCGGCCTGTTGCTAA
- the ndk gene encoding nucleoside-diphosphate kinase, whose translation MAIERTFSIIKPNAVAKNVIGSIFARFESAGFKIVGTKMLHLTVEQARGFYAEHEGRPFFDGLVEFMTSGPIVVSVLEGENAVQRHRDLLGATNPDNALAGTLRADYADSFTENGTHGSDSVESAAREIAFFFAEGEVCPRTR comes from the coding sequence ATGGCTATTGAACGTACTTTTTCCATCATCAAACCAAACGCGGTGGCAAAAAACGTTATTGGCAGCATCTTCGCTCGCTTTGAATCAGCAGGGTTTAAGATCGTTGGCACCAAAATGCTGCACCTGACCGTTGAGCAGGCTCGCGGCTTCTACGCTGAGCACGAAGGTCGTCCATTCTTTGACGGCCTGGTGGAGTTCATGACCTCCGGTCCAATTGTGGTCTCCGTGCTGGAAGGCGAAAACGCAGTACAGCGTCACCGCGATCTGCTGGGTGCAACCAACCCGGACAACGCGCTGGCAGGTACCCTGCGCGCTGACTACGCGGACAGCTTCACCGAGAACGGCACCCACGGTTCCGACTCCGTTGAGTCTGCCGCGCGCGAAATCGCGTTCTTCTTCGCTGAAGGCGAAGTGTGCCCGCGCACTCGCTAA
- the rodZ gene encoding cytoskeleton protein RodZ, with translation MNTEATHDQHEALSTGVRLRNAREQLGLSQQAVAERLCLKVSTVRDIEEDKAPADLASTFLRGYIRSYAKLVHIPENELLPMMEKQAPVRAAKVAPMQTFSLGKRRKKRDGWLMSFTWLVLFVVVGLTGAWWWQNHKAQQEEITTMADQSSAELNQASNGGAQSVPLNTDGAAASSEPQTTAPATDAAQAPAATANTAAPQAQDQNAVVAPSQANVDTAANVPAATQPANNAAASLPTDPAATAAPAADPNALVMNFTADCWLEVTDATGKKLFSGLQRKDGTLNLTGQAPYKLKIGAPAAVQIQYQGKPVDLSRFIRTNQVARLTVNAEQSAAQ, from the coding sequence ATGAATACTGAAGCCACTCACGACCAACATGAAGCACTCTCCACTGGCGTTCGTCTTCGCAACGCCCGTGAACAACTCGGACTCAGCCAGCAAGCTGTTGCAGAACGCTTGTGCCTGAAAGTTTCCACGGTTCGCGATATTGAAGAAGATAAGGCGCCTGCCGATCTGGCTTCAACATTTCTGCGCGGCTATATCCGCTCTTACGCAAAACTGGTGCACATCCCCGAAAACGAATTACTGCCAATGATGGAGAAGCAGGCACCGGTTCGTGCAGCAAAAGTTGCCCCGATGCAAACTTTCTCCCTGGGGAAACGTCGTAAAAAACGTGATGGCTGGCTGATGAGCTTTACCTGGCTGGTGCTGTTTGTTGTTGTCGGCCTGACTGGCGCATGGTGGTGGCAAAACCACAAGGCGCAGCAGGAAGAGATCACCACTATGGCCGATCAATCCTCCGCTGAACTCAATCAGGCGAGCAATGGTGGTGCCCAGAGCGTTCCGCTGAACACCGACGGTGCGGCGGCCTCAAGCGAGCCGCAAACAACGGCTCCGGCAACCGATGCAGCACAGGCTCCGGCCGCAACGGCGAACACCGCTGCGCCTCAGGCTCAGGATCAAAACGCGGTCGTCGCCCCTTCTCAGGCAAATGTCGATACTGCGGCGAACGTCCCTGCAGCGACTCAGCCGGCGAACAACGCCGCAGCGTCCCTGCCGACCGACCCGGCGGCAACCGCCGCGCCAGCCGCCGATCCAAACGCGCTGGTGATGAACTTCACGGCTGACTGTTGGCTGGAAGTGACTGACGCGACAGGTAAAAAACTGTTCAGCGGCCTGCAGCGGAAAGATGGCACGTTAAACCTAACGGGTCAGGCACCTTACAAACTTAAAATCGGCGCTCCGGCAGCGGTACAGATCCAGTATCAAGGAAAACCTGTCGACCTGAGCCGCTTTATCAGAACTAACCAGGTTGCACGTCTTACCGTTAATGCCGAACAATCAGCAGCACAGTAA